The following are encoded together in the Sulfurirhabdus autotrophica genome:
- a CDS encoding TauD/TfdA family dioxygenase — translation MSLSTVLPKNPFDINASEAYAKWRERKLTDYPENIEDLIVEVRDPRALTSSEHKAILHRCQKANMAIYASQCGSDPDKDIPRLIGNQFGMFHLDSNLLAEEDGITKLAVSEASERQLYIPYTNRPIKWHTDGYYNPESRQIRGMLLHCVSSAIEGGENALMDQEMVYLLMRDANPDLVRAFMQPDAMTIPARMEEDKIARAAETGPVFSTHPVTGDLHMRYTARTRSIEWKNNSVTLAAVSFIEQLLSSDSNYIFRGMLEPGMGLICNNVLHDRSSFSDSPVHPRVLYRARYYDRISATSLSDTFPDT, via the coding sequence TTGAGTCTATCCACAGTGTTGCCGAAAAATCCATTTGATATTAATGCGTCGGAAGCATACGCCAAATGGCGTGAACGCAAGCTGACAGATTATCCTGAGAATATTGAAGACCTTATTGTTGAAGTCCGTGATCCACGTGCTTTAACTTCCTCTGAACACAAAGCCATTTTACATCGCTGCCAAAAAGCGAATATGGCTATCTATGCCAGTCAGTGTGGCAGTGATCCTGATAAGGATATCCCGCGCCTTATTGGCAATCAATTTGGCATGTTTCACCTTGATTCCAATTTGTTAGCTGAAGAAGACGGCATTACTAAACTGGCCGTTTCTGAAGCCTCAGAGCGACAACTTTATATTCCCTATACTAACCGCCCTATCAAATGGCACACGGATGGCTATTACAATCCCGAGTCACGTCAGATAAGGGGAATGCTGCTCCATTGTGTTTCTAGCGCTATCGAGGGAGGTGAAAACGCATTGATGGACCAAGAAATGGTCTATCTTTTGATGCGGGATGCAAATCCAGATCTTGTCAGGGCTTTTATGCAGCCCGATGCGATGACTATTCCTGCCAGAATGGAAGAAGACAAAATCGCACGTGCTGCGGAAACTGGTCCAGTTTTCTCTACGCATCCTGTTACAGGTGATTTACATATGCGGTATACCGCCCGTACCCGCAGTATTGAATGGAAAAACAATTCGGTTACACTGGCCGCTGTATCATTTATTGAACAATTGCTGTCAAGCGACTCGAATTATATATTCCGTGGCATGCTTGAACCCGGTATGGGTCTTATTTGCAACAATGTATTACATGACCGTTCCAGTTTTAGTGACAGCCCAGTACACCCACGCGTTCTTTATCGTGCCCGGTATTATGACCGGATTTCAGCAACCTCTTTATCTGACACCTTTCCAGACACTTGA